The following are encoded together in the Sulfitobacter sp. S223 genome:
- a CDS encoding FAD:protein FMN transferase, producing MTLTRRRFLTISAAFSAVPATAKAHSWQGRAFGADVSLTIRGPRSDAAAAMTHARKLIAEVEQLFSLYDPTSSLSQLNAKGVLRLPTARFLELMQAADTAFRLTDGLFDPTVQPLWQALAQDRDTAAAVASIGWKKLRFDPAQITLGPAQALTFNGIAQGFATDLVADALTARGLTNTLVNIGEYRANGGRWTVGIADPEHGILGHRTLTKGAIATSSPAASPIRAQGHILHANAQPRWSTVTVEASSATLADSLSTAMVLATREQIDVMKARADIARVALVDFNGDLFTV from the coding sequence ATGACCCTGACACGCCGACGGTTTTTGACGATCTCTGCCGCTTTCTCTGCCGTGCCTGCAACAGCAAAGGCGCACAGCTGGCAGGGGCGTGCCTTTGGCGCGGATGTGTCTTTGACCATTCGTGGCCCTCGGAGCGACGCCGCTGCTGCCATGACCCATGCACGCAAGCTGATCGCCGAGGTTGAGCAGTTGTTCAGTCTCTACGATCCGACCTCCTCACTCTCCCAACTCAATGCCAAAGGCGTGCTGCGCCTGCCAACCGCCCGGTTTTTGGAGCTGATGCAAGCCGCAGATACAGCGTTTCGACTGACCGACGGATTGTTTGATCCTACCGTTCAGCCGCTGTGGCAGGCGCTTGCCCAAGATCGCGATACAGCAGCAGCGGTGGCCTCAATCGGTTGGAAAAAGCTGCGGTTTGACCCTGCGCAGATTACGCTTGGGCCGGCGCAGGCGTTGACGTTTAATGGAATTGCCCAAGGGTTCGCGACTGATCTTGTAGCAGATGCGTTGACCGCGCGTGGCCTGACAAACACCTTGGTGAACATAGGGGAATACCGGGCCAATGGCGGCCGCTGGACGGTCGGTATTGCAGACCCTGAACACGGCATTCTGGGCCACCGCACCTTAACAAAAGGCGCAATTGCCACATCCAGCCCTGCGGCCAGCCCGATCAGGGCTCAGGGCCATATCCTGCATGCCAATGCGCAGCCGCGGTGGTCCACCGTCACGGTAGAGGCATCAAGTGCTACTTTGGCCGACAGCTTGTCCACCGCAATGGTGCTTGCGACACGCGAGCAGATAGACGTGATGAAGGCCCGCGCCGACATTGCGCGTGTGGCACTGGTAGACTTTAACGGCGATCTTTTCACAGTCTGA
- a CDS encoding xanthine dehydrogenase family protein subunit M, with amino-acid sequence MYAFEIERPATIDEAVSALGGEAQALSGGQTLIPTLKARLASPSKLVSLSGISEMKGIRNEGGTLWIGGATCHGDVAADGSYKALSELASHIGDPAVRNRGTIGGSIANNDPAACYPAVALASGATIITNRREIAADDYFLGMFETALDEDEIVTAVRFPIPEKANYQKFVQPASRFALVGVFVAKTAEGVRVAVTGASNEGVHRWTAAEEALSANFAASALADLTVSADDMIEDLHGSAEYRAHLVKVMTGRAVTAAS; translated from the coding sequence ATGTACGCATTTGAGATAGAGCGTCCCGCAACGATCGACGAAGCAGTTTCAGCCTTGGGCGGTGAGGCCCAAGCGCTGAGTGGTGGCCAAACCCTGATCCCGACGCTAAAAGCGCGTCTGGCCAGCCCGTCGAAACTGGTATCCCTGTCCGGTATTTCCGAGATGAAGGGCATCCGGAACGAAGGCGGGACGCTGTGGATTGGCGGTGCCACGTGCCATGGTGATGTGGCTGCCGATGGCAGCTATAAGGCCCTGTCAGAGCTGGCGTCGCACATCGGTGATCCTGCGGTGCGTAACCGTGGCACCATCGGCGGGTCCATCGCGAACAACGATCCGGCGGCGTGCTATCCTGCTGTGGCGCTGGCATCGGGGGCGACGATCATCACCAACCGCCGTGAAATTGCAGCGGATGACTATTTCCTTGGTATGTTCGAAACGGCCTTGGATGAAGATGAGATCGTGACCGCTGTCCGGTTCCCGATTCCGGAAAAGGCGAACTATCAAAAGTTCGTCCAGCCGGCATCGCGCTTTGCCCTTGTTGGCGTATTTGTCGCCAAAACCGCTGAAGGCGTGCGGGTCGCTGTGACGGGTGCCTCGAATGAAGGGGTGCATCGTTGGACCGCCGCCGAGGAAGCGCTATCCGCGAACTTCGCGGCGTCGGCGTTGGCTGATCTGACGGTTTCCGCAGACGATATGATTGAGGATTTGCACGGCTCTGCCGAATACCGTGCGCATTTGGTCAAAGTCATGACAGGACGCGCGGTGACTGCCGCTTCCTAA
- a CDS encoding 4Fe-4S binding protein has translation MGIKHSIIRLTATLSIWLCTAISVLAEPLPREAIEPYIQPPMSLGEALNDQGVWQLLNSGGAEAGYVFETEPMAPLPGFSGAAINVLVVLDLDGRFLDVQLISHNEPIFVSGLPEHLFYDFFKQYRGHSISDSLVVGSPYGSGGDGSALVYLDGVTKGTASIRIAHESILAATLKVAREKMNGIATGPPAFPDPDYSEDLTWADLVDQGIVTRKIVSNREMDEKFVGTLWEDDDPQAQENPDAPYLDLWVVDIGAPSIAKAVLSSDGFQELQQFMSISKTDEPVLVIETARHGLVTDAFVRNTAPDLISAEQGGFPIAFRDSDIFVDLNGALPDALHDGAALILRTDRRLGFDPTAEWILRIKAVRAHGSFQPQIGSATLEVTHITPDRFYDRIEPVTPSPPWVDALRNRQADLIVLALFLIGLVAVLGLRLNRLAGHRHFTAIRLGILAFVTGFIGWWGQGQLSIATPLAVARTALDGGTFAFLLYDPFSLAIWAVTIVGFILWGRGLFCGWLCPFGALQEFAHHLGRLLRLPQIEPSAVWDDRLKWLKYVVLAGLVYLLLTAPAQLDKAIEVEPFKTAITTFFVREWYYVAYAVGLLLLSMVLFKGFCRYVCPLGAVMAIGGLLRGRKWIDRRNECGSPCQLCKVKCSYGAIKKTGEIQYSECFQCLDCVTIHDDPKQCVPLILASRERKRRIAAQ, from the coding sequence GCGGTGCCGAAGCAGGATATGTGTTCGAAACGGAGCCTATGGCCCCTCTGCCCGGATTTTCCGGTGCTGCGATAAACGTGCTGGTTGTTCTGGATTTGGACGGGCGTTTTCTGGATGTGCAGTTGATCTCGCACAATGAGCCTATTTTCGTGTCTGGCTTGCCCGAACATTTGTTCTATGACTTTTTCAAGCAATATCGCGGTCACTCCATTTCTGACAGTCTGGTTGTCGGCTCTCCCTATGGCAGTGGTGGCGATGGGTCTGCCTTGGTGTATCTGGACGGCGTGACCAAAGGGACTGCTTCCATCCGCATCGCGCACGAAAGCATCCTTGCCGCCACGCTTAAGGTAGCGCGGGAAAAGATGAATGGCATTGCGACGGGCCCTCCCGCATTTCCCGACCCCGACTATAGTGAGGATCTGACTTGGGCAGATTTGGTCGACCAAGGCATCGTAACCCGCAAGATCGTTTCAAACCGTGAAATGGACGAAAAGTTCGTAGGCACCCTATGGGAGGACGACGACCCGCAAGCACAGGAAAACCCCGATGCGCCCTATCTGGACCTCTGGGTCGTCGATATTGGCGCGCCCTCAATCGCCAAAGCAGTTTTAAGCTCTGACGGGTTTCAAGAGCTGCAACAATTCATGTCAATTTCAAAGACGGACGAACCCGTGCTGGTAATTGAGACAGCGCGCCATGGGTTGGTCACAGATGCATTCGTCCGCAACACGGCACCCGATCTGATCAGCGCGGAACAGGGGGGTTTCCCCATCGCTTTTCGCGATTCAGACATATTCGTTGATCTGAATGGCGCGCTTCCGGATGCGCTGCACGATGGTGCGGCCTTAATCCTGCGAACTGATCGTCGCTTGGGGTTTGACCCGACAGCCGAATGGATACTCCGCATCAAAGCCGTGCGCGCCCATGGATCGTTTCAACCGCAGATCGGCTCTGCCACCCTTGAGGTGACGCATATAACACCCGACCGCTTTTATGACCGCATAGAACCGGTTACCCCGTCACCTCCTTGGGTTGATGCACTGCGCAACCGTCAGGCTGATCTGATCGTGTTGGCGCTATTCCTGATCGGGCTGGTTGCGGTTCTTGGCTTGCGCCTGAACCGCCTTGCCGGACACCGTCATTTCACAGCGATCCGGCTTGGCATTCTGGCGTTTGTGACCGGCTTTATCGGCTGGTGGGGTCAGGGCCAGCTGTCGATCGCGACTCCGCTTGCTGTTGCACGCACTGCTCTGGATGGCGGGACTTTTGCTTTTCTGTTGTACGACCCGTTCTCCCTGGCGATTTGGGCGGTCACAATTGTTGGATTTATTTTGTGGGGGCGGGGGTTATTTTGCGGTTGGCTTTGCCCGTTTGGCGCGCTTCAGGAATTTGCCCACCACCTTGGACGCCTCTTGCGGTTGCCGCAGATCGAACCCTCTGCGGTCTGGGACGACCGGTTGAAATGGCTGAAATATGTGGTGCTGGCCGGGCTCGTATATCTGCTTTTAACCGCCCCCGCACAATTGGACAAAGCCATCGAGGTCGAGCCCTTCAAGACCGCAATCACCACATTTTTTGTCCGCGAATGGTATTATGTCGCCTATGCAGTCGGGCTTTTGTTGCTGTCGATGGTGTTGTTCAAAGGCTTCTGCCGCTATGTCTGCCCCTTGGGCGCTGTCATGGCGATTGGTGGCTTACTGCGGGGCCGTAAATGGATCGACCGGCGCAATGAATGCGGATCACCCTGCCAGCTTTGCAAGGTCAAATGCAGCTACGGAGCCATCAAGAAAACCGGAGAAATTCAATACTCGGAGTGCTTTCAGTGCCTTGATTGCGTGACGATCCATGACGACCCAAAACAATGCGTGCCTCTGATTCTGGCTTCACGGGAACGCAAACGCAGGATTGCTGCCCAATGA